TTTGTTTTGTGCCACCAACACAAAAGAGTATCAGCAAGCAATGGATATGGCACGTGACTGTGTCGTAGCCTTTCTGGAAGAAAACAAAAAACCGTTTAGCGGTATTGCTCCTGAAACATTAAAAAAACAATTCGAATCGCTAAACCTGAATATTCCGTTAGCCGGATATGAAAAAGTCTTTCAGGAAGCAAAAGAACTGTACACCCAACATGCAATTGCGTTTCATCAGCCCGGGTATGTAGCCCATTTAAATTGCCCGGTTGTTATTCCGGCTATTGCCGCAGAAGTACTGATCAGTGCGATTAACTCTTCCCTTGACACCTGGGATCAGAGTGCCGGAGGAACACTTATCGAACAAAAACTGATTCGCTGGACCTGCGACGAAATCGGATTTGGCAGCAAAGCCGATGGTGTTTTTACAAGCGGCGGCTCGCAGAGTAATTTAATGGGCTTGCTGCTGGCAAGAGACCATTATGCCGTGGAATACCTGAATCACAATATTAAAAAAGAAGGATTGCCTGCGGAAGCGTCCCGTTTTAGAATTTTTGTTTCGGAAGCAGCCCATTTCAGCCTGCAAAAAAGTGCCGCAATACTGGGGTTAGGCGAACAGGCTGTCGTAAAAGTAAAAACCGATCGCTCTTTCCGTATGAATACCGTTTTACTGGAAGATGCCATAAAAAGAGAAATTGGCAACGGAAACATACCCATTGCGATTGTTGCTACGGCAGGAACCACCGATTTTGGAAATGTCGATCCGTTAACGGCTGTGGCAAACCTGGCGGCAAAATACAGATTATGGCTTCATGTGGATGCCGCTTACGGCTGCGGTGCCCTGCTGACCGAAAAATACAGGTACCTGATTGACGGAATTGAAAAAGCCAATTCGGTTACTGTCGATTATCATAAAGCCTTTTTCCAGCCGGTAAGCAGCAGTGCTTTCCTGGTGAACGACAAACGCTATTTCGGTCTGGTAACCCATTATGCCGATTACCTGAATCCGAAGGATCACGATGATAATGGTATACCGAATCAGGTGAACAAATCCATACAGACCACACGCCGTTTTGATGCCCTGAAATTGTGGTTTACGCTGCGGATAATGGGGAAAGAAGGCCTGGGGAATTATATCGAACGCATAATAGAAACAACCAAAGAAGCGGTAAAAGTAATTGAAAACGACAGCCATTTCGAACTGCTCAATCATTCCGATCTGTCTGCACTGGTATTCCGGTATTCCGCCTGCCCTTTCAAATCGTTTGATCTCAATAACATCAACCTGCACATTAAAGCCCAGCTTTATAAGAACGGATTCGGACTCGTTGCCGGAACAAAAGTGAACGGACAGTTTTACCTCAAATTCACAATACTAAATCCACTAACGACAACAACGGATATACAGGACATTTTAAATTTAATTAAACAACACGGAAATGAGTACATCGATTTTAACTAGCAAGACATCACAAGCGGCAATTGAGGTTAACTACACGGCGTTATTGAATTGCTATTTCAGAGAATTCGGCAATTGGAGCCGTTACCTGGGAATCCCGAAATATGATGAAGCCATAGGGAAACAATTTACGGCAACCGGCCATAAACTGCACATTCGGATTGATTTTTCCGATATCGGTTATGATGTTTATGTACCCATCCAGTATTTTTCAGAAAGCGGAAGGCACTTGTTTCATTTCCCGGTAATAAAAAGAGAACTGGCAACCGATACAATCACAGCAATAGACCCGGTTGACTTTATGCAGCTTACGGTAGCCTATGCACAAACCATTTACCCGAATATTGATGCCACTACCGTATTAAAACGCCTGGAAAACAGTATTGAAAACCTGGAAAAATACCTCGACTATTTCGAAGCAAATAATAAAGTGGTAAACGATCCGGTGATGTCTTTTATTGATGCCGAGCAATCTTTGATCCTGGGACATATTGTACATCCGGTTCCCAAATCGAAACAGGGATTCAACGAAGAAGATTTATTAAAATATTCTCCGGAAACGGAAGGGAAATTCCAGCTGCATTACTTTTTAATTGATGCCGTAAACATCAAAGAGAAAAATGCAGACGGCGAATTGGTCACGGCAGAACTAAAAGAAAAATTATTACAGCAGGCCACCGCTGACGATATGGACCTGCTGCACTTAATCAACCAGTATCCGGAATACTGTATCGTGCCGATGCATCCCTGGGAAGCGGAATATTTGCTGCAGCAAGCGGAGGTTAAACAAATGATTCAGGAAGAAAAACTGTTCAGCCTCGGACTGTATGGCGATTATTATACGGCAACCTCATCGGTGAGAACCGTTTATAATGAAGACAGCAAATGGATGTTTAAATTCTCATTACACGTTAAAATCACCAATTCGGAACGCATCAACCTGTATCCGGAGCTGCATAGAGGGTATGACATCAGCCGTTTACTAAAAACCGATTGGGGAATCAACCTGCAGCAGGACTTTCCGGAAATTGACTTTATCGTTGATCCTGCCTTTATAGCCGTTTCGTTTAATGGTAAAATAATCAACGGATTCAATATCAGTATCCGGAGAAACCCTTTTCAGGGAGAAAATAAAAACAAAAATGTAACCCTGCTGGCGGCTTTGTGCCAGGACGGGATTTTAGGGCAGCCGTCGCGATTAAGCAATATTATAGTTGATGCTTCGGTTAAACTCAACAAAAGCATCAAGCAAACGGCACACGACTGGTTCAAACAATACTTGCACATTTGCGTCCGCCCGATTGTGGGCATATTAAACCAATACGGTCTTGCCTGCGAATTCCATCAGCAAAATGTAATGGTGGAACTGGATAAGAACGGTTTTCCGGCTAAAATTTATTTCAGGGACAATCAGGGATTCTTTTTTAGAGAAGGAAGGAAAGACAGTGTTGCTAAAGAACTTCCGGGAATTGCCGAAGAAAGCCAGTCCATTATTGATGAGGTATCGTTAGCCCCGAAATATACCTATTATCTGGTGACCAATAACATCATGGGCGTCATCAATGCCTTTGGAACTAACGGATTAATCGAAGAGCGAAAACTGATTAACCTGGTATACAAAGAATTTAAAAATGTAGAGCAGGAAGACGAAACCGGACTGGTAGCATATATCCTCAACAGCCGCGACTGGTACACAAAAGCCAACCTGATTACCAGCCTGCAGAATATTAATGAGGCCGATGAATCATTGGAATATCCTGCGGTATTTCTGGATTGTCCGAACCCGTTAAACAAATTCTTTTTCTGTGAAAATCTGATAAAACCGGACACCAGGCAAACGGTTTATTCCCGTCACTTTGAAGAAGAAAATATAACAATTAATATCCGTCCTTTCGATTTCGACCGCGATTTTGAAATGATACACGAATGGTTTAACCGCGAACATGCCAAACCGATCTGGAAAATGGACGGGCCAAAAAGAAACCTGGAATTATGGTTCCGGACGATTCTTCCAGGTGATGAAACCCACAGTTTTATAGGGGAAGTGAATGGCGAACCTAACTTTTGCTTTGAGCCTTACTGGCCGATGCGTGACCTTGTGGGAGCCTATTACGATTCCCAGGTAACCGATTACGGAACACACTTTTTTGTAGCGCCTACAGCGAAAGAGAAAAAGTTCTCTTTCCAGTCTTTTCAGGTTGCTCTGGACTGGATTTTTGCACAGCCCGAAGTAGGAAAATGCATTGGTGAAGCCTCCGTTGATGCCATTGCAATGGATAAACTAATTGCAAAACTTGGATATAAAAGAGAAGAAGTGATTTTAATGCCGCATAAAACGGCACAATTAACTTTTTGCACCAGAGCGTCCTACTGGGAAAAATGCCCGCAATCTAAAAACATTCAAATAAAATTATAAAACGATTAAAATTGGGAAATCAAAATATATATGATGTAATCGGGATTGGAATCGGTCCTTTTAATCTTGGTCTGGCAGCACTTTTAGAACCGGTAGAAGAAGTTTCGGCTTTGTTTCTGGATCAGTCGGAAAGTTTCGACTGGCATCCGGGATTAATGCTCGATAATGCTACATTACAGGTGCCTTTTATGGCCGATCTGGTAACGATGGCCGATCCTAAAAGCCGTTTCACCTTTCTGAATTTTTTAAAGGAAACAAACCGGCTCTATAAATTTTTTATCAGGGAAGACTTCTTTATCCTGAGAAAAGAATACAATGTTTACTGTCAATGGGTAGCCAATCAACTACCAAACTGCCAGTTTGGAAAAAAGGTGGAAAGCATCACGTTCAACAAAGAAAAGGAACTCTACCAGATAGAAGTACTGGACAAGCTGACGCGTAAAAAGGAAAGCTACCGGTCCCGGAAACTCGTTTTGGGAACCGGAACACAGCCTTATTTACCGGAATTTATGAAAGGAAAACAATTTCCGAATGTGATTCATACTTCCGAATACCTGAACAATAAACCGGAAATATTAAACAGTAAATCCATAGCAATCATTGGTTCAGGGCAAAGTGCGGCAGAGATTTTCCAGGATTTGTTGCCCGAAACGCAAAACGGATTGTATATGAGTTGGTTTACGCGTCCGGATCGCTTTTTTCCAATGGAATATTCCAAACTGACTTTAGAACTGACATCGCCGGAGTATGTGGATTACTTCTACGGCATGTCCATGGAAAAAAGAAAAAACCTGCTGGCAAAACAACCGCCTTTATACAAAGGCATCAACTTCGATCTGATCAACGCTATTTTCGATACGCTATATGAAATGAGTGTTGATGATGCTCCTCTAAACGTCGAATTACGACCGAACTGCCAGCTGGACACTATTCAGGAACTGGATGATAAATCGTCGTATTCGCTGGAATTTACGCATGTGCAGCAAGAACAGTCGTTTACCCATATTTCCGATTTTGTAATCCTGGCTACCGGATACAAATACAAAGCACCGGAATTTCTGGAAGGAATTGACCACCTGATTAAAAGAATCGAAAACGGACAATACGATGTGAGCCGAAACTATACTATCGATACCAAAGACGAAAGCATTTTTGTACAGAATGCCGAATTGCATACGCATGGATTTGTCACGCCCGATTTAGGAATGGGGGCTTACCGGAATGCGATTATCATCAAGGCACTTACCGGTAAAGAAATATATAAAGTTGAGAAGCGGATCGCTTTTCAGCAGTTTGATCTCTAATCCTGGAAAATATGAAAGACCAAAAAGAGTTTATTCTTAATGGCGATTTAAAAAAAGTAATGTGGGAAACCTCATGGCCGGCTGTTGTTGCCATTGTTTTATACGGTGTCAATAACTTCCTGGATGCTATTTTTGTAGGACATCTGGTAAGTACCGAGGCATTGGCAGCCGTTGGTATGGCCTATCCGCTCTCGCAAATCGTGTTGGGATTCGGCAGGCTTATCGGAGTGGGTGCCAGTGCGGCTTTAAGCATGTGGCTTGGCGCCGGTGAAAAAGAAAAACTCTATAAACTGTTCGGCAGTTTCAACATGCTTTGTTTGGGGTTTTCATTGCTGTTTATGATTCCGGCCTATGTTTTTGCCAACGAATTGCTGGCATTAATGGGAGCTTCCGGTACTATTAAAATAATGGCAGTGGACTATTTCAGGACCACCCTTATCGGTACGCTGTTCTGGGTTCACGGATTAGCTGTAAACATGCTGGTAAGAGGCGAAGGGAAGATGAAAACCGCCGCCGGAATGATCGCGATCGGATTACTGATCGATATCGCCTTAAAACCGGTTTTCATTGAAGTGTTGGGTATGGGCGTGTCCGGGGCAGCCTGGGCAACAAATGTGGGAATGATTGTCTATTCATTACTGGGATTATATTATTTCTATAGCGGTAAAAATTCCTTTACAACCAATTGGAAATCGCTCACGTATGATGCGGCAATCGGCAAAAAAATAATGAAACTCGGATTCCCGGAAATGATTCTATCCGTGATGGGGGTATTGCAGAGTATGGTTATTTTTAATGCTTTGGCCGATTATGGAACGGCAAGCGACATTTCGTTCTA
This region of Flavobacterium inviolabile genomic DNA includes:
- a CDS encoding pyridoxal phosphate-dependent decarboxylase family protein; translated protein: MNPLSNLQTPTQQQTAFYSKSLFCATNTKEYQQAMDMARDCVVAFLEENKKPFSGIAPETLKKQFESLNLNIPLAGYEKVFQEAKELYTQHAIAFHQPGYVAHLNCPVVIPAIAAEVLISAINSSLDTWDQSAGGTLIEQKLIRWTCDEIGFGSKADGVFTSGGSQSNLMGLLLARDHYAVEYLNHNIKKEGLPAEASRFRIFVSEAAHFSLQKSAAILGLGEQAVVKVKTDRSFRMNTVLLEDAIKREIGNGNIPIAIVATAGTTDFGNVDPLTAVANLAAKYRLWLHVDAAYGCGALLTEKYRYLIDGIEKANSVTVDYHKAFFQPVSSSAFLVNDKRYFGLVTHYADYLNPKDHDDNGIPNQVNKSIQTTRRFDALKLWFTLRIMGKEGLGNYIERIIETTKEAVKVIENDSHFELLNHSDLSALVFRYSACPFKSFDLNNINLHIKAQLYKNGFGLVAGTKVNGQFYLKFTILNPLTTTTDIQDILNLIKQHGNEYIDFN
- a CDS encoding lysine N(6)-hydroxylase/L-ornithine N(5)-oxygenase family protein, encoding MGNQNIYDVIGIGIGPFNLGLAALLEPVEEVSALFLDQSESFDWHPGLMLDNATLQVPFMADLVTMADPKSRFTFLNFLKETNRLYKFFIREDFFILRKEYNVYCQWVANQLPNCQFGKKVESITFNKEKELYQIEVLDKLTRKKESYRSRKLVLGTGTQPYLPEFMKGKQFPNVIHTSEYLNNKPEILNSKSIAIIGSGQSAAEIFQDLLPETQNGLYMSWFTRPDRFFPMEYSKLTLELTSPEYVDYFYGMSMEKRKNLLAKQPPLYKGINFDLINAIFDTLYEMSVDDAPLNVELRPNCQLDTIQELDDKSSYSLEFTHVQQEQSFTHISDFVILATGYKYKAPEFLEGIDHLIKRIENGQYDVSRNYTIDTKDESIFVQNAELHTHGFVTPDLGMGAYRNAIIIKALTGKEIYKVEKRIAFQQFDL
- a CDS encoding MATE family efflux transporter, producing MKDQKEFILNGDLKKVMWETSWPAVVAIVLYGVNNFLDAIFVGHLVSTEALAAVGMAYPLSQIVLGFGRLIGVGASAALSMWLGAGEKEKLYKLFGSFNMLCLGFSLLFMIPAYVFANELLALMGASGTIKIMAVDYFRTTLIGTLFWVHGLAVNMLVRGEGKMKTAAGMIAIGLLIDIALKPVFIEVLGMGVSGAAWATNVGMIVYSLLGLYYFYSGKNSFTTNWKSLTYDAAIGKKIMKLGFPEMILSVMGVLQSMVIFNALADYGTASDISFYTVVNRFFLFLLTPLFGLMRGLQPVVGMNHGAGQHQRAKRSLVLYTLAGAAILVPFFIVSIVYPQAVLELMLPNTVITTEQLFHFRIYLSTLPLLPVTVLALSYFPAVNNSKKASMLALLRQVFLYIPLMILLPMYFGVASIYWGSAAIEITVVLITAYFIRLDFKAGKEPVVS
- a CDS encoding GNAT family N-acetyltransferase, with the translated sequence MSTSILTSKTSQAAIEVNYTALLNCYFREFGNWSRYLGIPKYDEAIGKQFTATGHKLHIRIDFSDIGYDVYVPIQYFSESGRHLFHFPVIKRELATDTITAIDPVDFMQLTVAYAQTIYPNIDATTVLKRLENSIENLEKYLDYFEANNKVVNDPVMSFIDAEQSLILGHIVHPVPKSKQGFNEEDLLKYSPETEGKFQLHYFLIDAVNIKEKNADGELVTAELKEKLLQQATADDMDLLHLINQYPEYCIVPMHPWEAEYLLQQAEVKQMIQEEKLFSLGLYGDYYTATSSVRTVYNEDSKWMFKFSLHVKITNSERINLYPELHRGYDISRLLKTDWGINLQQDFPEIDFIVDPAFIAVSFNGKIINGFNISIRRNPFQGENKNKNVTLLAALCQDGILGQPSRLSNIIVDASVKLNKSIKQTAHDWFKQYLHICVRPIVGILNQYGLACEFHQQNVMVELDKNGFPAKIYFRDNQGFFFREGRKDSVAKELPGIAEESQSIIDEVSLAPKYTYYLVTNNIMGVINAFGTNGLIEERKLINLVYKEFKNVEQEDETGLVAYILNSRDWYTKANLITSLQNINEADESLEYPAVFLDCPNPLNKFFFCENLIKPDTRQTVYSRHFEEENITINIRPFDFDRDFEMIHEWFNREHAKPIWKMDGPKRNLELWFRTILPGDETHSFIGEVNGEPNFCFEPYWPMRDLVGAYYDSQVTDYGTHFFVAPTAKEKKFSFQSFQVALDWIFAQPEVGKCIGEASVDAIAMDKLIAKLGYKREEVILMPHKTAQLTFCTRASYWEKCPQSKNIQIKL